Proteins encoded together in one Priestia filamentosa window:
- a CDS encoding DUF6980 family protein: MNKHCCDNMEYHANFKCDIHKTPFECPDHLILFDDKHNDYGLIVHDGGSSTIEMSFCPWCGKKL; the protein is encoded by the coding sequence ATGAACAAACATTGCTGTGACAATATGGAATATCATGCAAACTTTAAGTGTGATATTCATAAAACTCCATTTGAGTGTCCTGATCATCTCATTTTATTTGATGACAAGCATAATGACTATGGATTAATTGTTCATGATGGTGGTTCATCCACTATTGAAATGTCTTTTTGTCCATGGTGTGGTAAGAAATTATAA